The nucleotide sequence AATGTGCTTTTTTTGACTGGTTGCTGTGCAATAGTGTTTCTCTTCTTTTTACCATCCACTTTGGGCATTTGTTGTGTATGGTCTACTTTTAAAGCACGATCATTATTTTGTTGCATAGGCTCATTACCTAGTAGTTTTACAATAGGAACTTTTTGTTGTTGAACTGCGATATTGATTTTGCTGCTAAATTTGTTTTGGATTGCTTCAAAGCTTGCTTTGGATAATGGTAATCGGTTTTGTGGAAAAAAATCTTTAATTTCGTCATCTATTGGCCAAAAAAAGGTTATGGGAGATTCTTGGTTTCTTGATTGCTGTTTTTGAACAAATGCTTCTATCTGTTTTTGCTCATCCATAGCAATGCATGCAAATGGCTGCATTAGTACGGAGATAAGTAACATTTTTTTATAATTTTTCATGTGTTCCTTTATGAAAGTAAGGGTATTTTATTTTTTATAATTATAACAGAAAATAAAACATATAACAAATGTCATGGTTGTTGCTGTTTTGGATAAGAGCCTATCCCTAAACTCAAAAAAATGTCTTAACCAGCAATGCAGACTACCCCTCTCCGCTCGCCCTGAGTGTTTTTCAACCCCATGTTCCATTTCATTTCACACGGGGACCCCGGCGTAGAATAACGAAGCTGGGGATAAAGGGTGTAGTTTAATAAAAACCTTCTATGTTTTATATTCTTCTTATCGTTGAGGTTTTCAAGATTAATCATTCTTAGAATTACCCTTCGATACATTTTTGAAGACAAAAACACTCAGGGCGAGCGGAGCGAGAATAAATTATTTTAATAAGATTTTAGTTTAGGGATAAGCTCTAAATAAAAAAGGGACAGTGTTGCTACAAGGGTGTTTTGACTTGTTTTGACCATGTGCTATGGCATTAGAAGCAACTTTAAGCCATAATGAGCACTATAAAAGTTGATTTTTTTGTAAGCAAGGAAATGGTATGCCAAACTATAAAGGGCATCTAGTTGGCGGATTGGTAGTCTATGGAATGATTTTTTTTGGATTATTGGGTGCACTAAAGCCATCAATGCTTACCGCAGGAGAATGGCTTTTGTTTACCCTGGCCGGAGCATTGTTTCCTGATATTGATATTAAAAGTAAGGGACAGAAATATTTTTATTATGTTATTTTTCTGTTTTTTATTGTGTTGGTAGCAAAAGAACAGTTTCATACATTGACGTGCTGTAGTTTTATTATTATGTCACCAATGCTTGTGCGGCATCGCGGAATTTTTCACAATCCATTGTTTGTCACTGCAATGCCACTTTTGGTATGGTTTTGTGCGAGCATTATGGTACCACATGTATCGCGACAACTTTTTTTTGATGCCATGTTTTTTATAGCTGGCGCACTTTCCCATATCTGGCTAGATTTTGGAACGAGTCAGATGTTTCGACGATTACTGAGTAGAAAAAAAAGTCGGTAACTATTATTTTGTTTTGTTAACTTTATAAGATTTGCAATCCATGCTACCCATACTACATAGAGCAAGATTACATAGGCAGGAAGAATAATCGGTTATTAGAGTAGAGTAAGATTCATTTATGGTAGCAAGGTTACCTGTGCAAGGAGAGAATAGGCAGGACCAATCTTTATTATTTATTGGAACAATGAGTACATGGACAGTAGAGTCAAAATAGGGTCCATTCTCTTTATCATTGAGCATAATTTTCTGAAAAATATTATCACATGATTCTTTGAATATTGGGACGAGCTCGTGTCGAGTGGTAACGTTATATTTTCGCATGAGACGCTTCACTGCAAACCA is from Candidatus Babeliales bacterium and encodes:
- a CDS encoding metal-dependent hydrolase → MPNYKGHLVGGLVVYGMIFFGLLGALKPSMLTAGEWLLFTLAGALFPDIDIKSKGQKYFYYVIFLFFIVLVAKEQFHTLTCCSFIIMSPMLVRHRGIFHNPLFVTAMPLLVWFCASIMVPHVSRQLFFDAMFFIAGALSHIWLDFGTSQMFRRLLSRKKSR